DNA from Misgurnus anguillicaudatus chromosome 13, ASM2758022v2, whole genome shotgun sequence:
gtgcattttgaggcaaaacaaagggcactggtgtattttaagataatgtcagttcaagttgttttcagtttggacagctcttaaaaatgttttagtctagaactagtctaatccctgtccgagaaaccgccccttaaagttTAACTTTCGAAAAGTATCTTTGCCTTTATGGTTCCATAAAAACCATTATTAACAGTACCTTTCTGTTGGGTATTTTCCTTTTTTGGGTAAAGTTAGTGAAAACAGGTTTAAAACCTTTTAACTTATATGGCATCCTTGAGGAAAACCCTTAAATAACAACTTTTAAAGGTTGTCACGTGCAATCTAAATGCAGTGATCCAAAGGGTGAACactaagggccgttcacattataacgataactataacgataagTATATTAGCGTCCACGTCACCGAACGATAACGATACATTTATGCTCTAATTCGCTATATTTATtgtaaaaacttttgcaattgtttacatgtcactgaatatgtaaatatgctgttcgTTGCATTGCgggtaaccagcagatgtcctcaacacgctgcgtttcgcATACTCTAAACTTTAACAGTGTAATCTCTCTTACCTTTAGGCGTAGTTAATGTGGTAGtataaaaagcattacgtagtcaacttcacagcaactgcatcagcgctggatacctgaggtaatcttatgttatagacctcagcagcTCCACTGTCATTTGAAGTCCGCGCGCAGTTAATACGTGCGACATGAACAAGgcacatcaaagtaccgcgagaatgattaAAGAGCCGGGCCTTTGAATCCCGCTCGCGATATTTTGACGTCATAGACCGATCGGGCTGCGCAGCGAACACGAGTAAGTATACATTTGACCACTGTATATGAGCTTTCTTATTGAACAAACAGGGAACAGAATCcgacatttaaatttttttgcatgTGTTTGCTAATAGAGAGAGGTGGTAAAGACAAAGGTAAAGCTAAGAATATGTTATTTTTATCTACAATTTCATTGGACTTTTctttaaatgaaaattgtgtaaTAATTACTAGGTcaaattaacatttttgacTTGGTTGTCTTATATATGGACTCCgacaaatttatatttttagtacGAGAAGATGAAACATGTgctttatatatgtttttatgcAAAACAAACTGCCCCAATTTCTGTAAGGTTTATACTGGGAAATTTTAATGGtcaaactaaaaacaaaagacaagacaaaaaaaaaacacaagacaaaacaccactaaattttaatataaattaacCACATAACACACAAAGTGATGTCTTAACATGGTTACATTGCAAGGTTCTGTTTTCCTATTAAACCCACACAAGTGTACATAGCAAATCAAAAGAAATGTCACTCTCTAAACATTAGCAATTATTTTGGGATACTGTAGAAAGCAGGACCCCTTAAAACAGAGGCCAACATGCGCATACTGTACACTTCCAACAAAATGCTTTGGTGGGAAGTAAAGTTTTTTTGTCAAACCCACCATTCCTAACATTGTTAATTGGTATTTGTTTTGAAGGCTTATCAAATACAATATGAGacatacagttttttttatcatgGTCAAATATTAACCAGGCACTAATTAATGATGATAACCGACATACTGTAGTTTCTTTTACACGTGACTGCACAGATCAGAAATATGCAAATCCctttttttaacaattaaacattcctttttttaaaaaataaatacttctaattattacagtttatgcaaatgtaatgtacttaaaaaagctaatatattttaattattattgagTTTCAGATATACCATTTTAGAAGTGTTTTAATCAGtaaacacaaaatgaaaatatcAGTATTACACATGGAAAAAAACCTTCTCATCTACCTCCTCAACCAAAAAGCAGCCACCAAATATAAATcccacagcaaatttgacaAAACCCATCCTGCCACTTGCTTCTTCAGTTTTAAAATCAGTGCAAACGAAATAAGCAACACGCATATATCAAAGATCCTTACATATCTGTCAACCACTGACAAACTATTATTCTGATCAATAAAACACACTATAATATGTGTAATGCAGAGGCCATTTCTCTTAAAGCAGCTAATCAAAGTTTTCGTAACTCTCCTGGATCGGAAAGATGTCATCAGTTTATCTGGGCATAAAAGGTTTATCATCTCAAAAGCTAAATGATTTAGTTtgatttaaaatgacttaaaatactttaaaatgatCGATATGATTCGATCACAAGCAGTAGGATTCCAACAAGCTGCACAGGCCTTCTCCGGTTGTGAAGAGCCGTCGGGAAGAAATCTTCCAGGCCATTGCTTCTTCACACTTTGGAGCTCCACAGGGCTGTTGGAAACAGTATGTAGGAAACTGACCATAACAAGTAGTAAACACATGCTGAAGGGAAGGAGGAACAAAGGACCATGGCAATTCCTATagtaagaaagaaaaaacaacttAATTTATTTGCTCACTAACTGAAAACCTAAGACGTTCcactatataaaatattttattaacataATAAATCTGGTGTTCCCATAGCTCACTTGATACAGCATTGTGATAGCAGtataaaggtcatgggtttgatccaaGAATACACACAGGCTGATAAATGTGAAGACTGAATGCACGTAAGTTGCCAATTGCATACTGGGCAGGGCAATAATATTCTTTGGCTACCCAACCAAATGTTTCCAATGTTGTGGTAAATTTTTGGTatgtatttataatttttattacatttcaacAAGCTgcacaagtagattacatacttTAGATGAAACCCAGCAAGCAAGTTTGTATTTATAAGACATCTAATAGCCATCAAAACACAGACCAGTGTCTAGGGTAAAACGTaaaaggcaaaatttgggctgtgAGTGAAAATTTATAACCAaagcccaaaaataaattaaataaaaccaaacatcTTGTATTCACTGATGACGTACATGGTGCAATATCATACATATTCGCAAGTTATGTAACCAAATTTAAGTTtgttttggctagaagtgggttactcatagtcTGACTATTTGGGTATGTTGTTTGCTGGGAAGCATCTGCCAGATGCATAAATGTGAACTCATTTTGTTGGCTCACTTGATTTTAAGTATTTACCTCCGACGTAGACCACTTTCTTCCAGGCTTGAGACTCCAGCACTCGGTCATGTGGGTAGAAGGTCTGGCTCACCATGAAAACAATCATAGCCACTGCTATTATTCTCAGTACTGCCAAATTTTCACCAGTTAGTAGGGAAACACAAGCTAGAATCGCAGACGAGTAGAGACATGGTAGACCACGGTACATAAAGGGAATTCCTGTAGCAGATAACAGCAGACACACTTCTAAATCAATTATGCTATTGTCTTTCAAGTTTTCTATTACATGAATTGATTTAATGAAGTTGTGAAGACTATTGTGTGGGTTTGGCACAtgattcaaatatttttatgatCAAAGTTCCTCACCACTAGAAAAGAAGCAGAGACGCACAAAGACAGACAGCACGTAGACAATGCACAGGATATTGTCCAGCAGACTGGGCGTCCGTAAAAGTAGTGATGTCGCTATTCCAAATGTTGTAAAATCAGCAAAATCGTCCAACTTTGCACCTGCAATACACAACAAACAAGCACGTTGTTAGAGTAGATGGGGCATGTTTTCATCCGCCTGTGGGTTCAAAAAAGGTGGGCTGGAATTTCAGCACCGTGGTCAAAAATGCAAGAGATGTCAGATATGCAAAGGGTCCAAAGCATCGGGACAAAACAGACAATCAGTGAGTGATCCCCTGAATTACAGCCTGCTTTGTCACCAAATAGCTGTCAGTTGACACAACAGGGACTGCAATCAAAATAACACCAAGCTGTGAGGACATGCAGAACAGCAATGTGGGACATAAAGCTTATGAGGACAAGTGACTTGGCATTGTTGGAGCTATTTGGGGCAACAAGGAGGATGTGACCATCAGCACATACacttatgtatttatgtattttgacatgagcACTAGAAGACCTTGCTGAATTTacacaaaaactttttaaataaatggaaATAATCTTCGGTAGTTGCACTCAGTTTAGCACAATTTCAACATAGTATTATGGCACTAATGCACTTTagaaattaatgtctttgtatttttgtcttgctttctagtatacaaatgtaaaaattatcGCAGgtaattttgcttatcaagtaAATATCTATGTGTCAGAGATCTCTTTACTGAAAAAATTTAGACAATCAAGTgagtttatgcttaaaacaggtatagagatgcaccgatatatcggctgataccgtttataaaaataaattttcacGCTATCGGctgatagtttaaaaacagccgatgGTCGTGGCCGATATATCcggtcaatcaaaagagaacggaaagatgcattgattttgagccctgtgtatagaaaatgtaaagaaacatcattAGTTTAATGatcattatatgaatgaataacattcagaaaaagTGTTTTAGCTGATATGCTCACCCCaaaatcgccgcaaaagatgccttccaacaggtgttttagcagtctttgtaaacttgtggacctatttttccaaacgcctcacacccgtatattcttccgctgagagcttgaataatagacactccagcccagttggtggcgataatccgcttttgccaattgcaagaatacaaacacagTTCCTGgcacggagtaataccgtacctcacagcatatttaatacaagtcaatggagttggacaaaaactacgataatacctgttggaaagcatcttttgcaacggttttgtgtgagcatatcagtgaacacccctgaccactcggtaagtttcacgtctttgtaaacaaaagttgaatgcattttaggaaggattgttccagtacacctatgcagccattgtagaagtgggaggtgatacaacaaacacccgaaaaatgtcaatatttcagtcaaaactgttctatttcattaTAAACCATACAtgggcatcgagggccacagtcctgcagagtttagcgacaaccttaatcgaacacacctgaatgtcatttccaaacagtcTCAGGacttcaaatagatttttcagctgtgtttgattagggttggagccaaactctgcagggacaccggccctcaggaccaggagttgcccacccctgTTATAAACagtctgaaaacagggctttaagtgtaaaataccgaactttgcctttaatgcaagttaatataaccaccaaacgaTCAGTATCGTAAATATAAGTCTGAATAATCGGCTATCGGtcttatttgatttttttatatcaGTTCATTTCTATAAAATATTCGCCAGTTGggtaaaaaaatgaatattaatTCAGTAAACCTAACTTCATTTTCGTAACCCACTGGCTGatatttttggttattttactaattttcttggttttcattttttgtttttcaaaaaaaagagaGGAGTTCTTTCGGATCAcagaaaatgggtaaagaggcaggacgtgggtgaagctgaggtggctggttgctgaaaccacgcccgcctagcttgacagtagtgacagcagtgacaattcacctgtcactcaagtggccacacccttaattatgcaacatttaaggcttaatataatttaaacaaattagtaaaaaaaattcaccccactcacagttgtcatgaaagTCAAAATGagatatagaccaaaaacactgtCTGTACCAGGCTTTAAGCATTATTTTTTGCTGTAATGTTGGGCATTTATATATGAGGGGCATGGGAATTGTCTCCTTTTTGGAGACTGCCTCTAGCTGCCAGCGAATGAATTGAAGATTAAGTCACTTTCTTATTGGCTTCATTAAAGAgttcggaaggttgcccctcgggtTCTACTTTATCCCCAGGACACTAATTCTTACTCACCCAATGCAGAACATGCATCCAGTTGCCTAGCAACGGCTCCATCTGCCAAATCCAACAGGTAACCGATCAGAACCAGCCAGCATGCGGCATGATGATGCCTGTGAATAACAATGGGGCATGACGATGAACAAGTAAGCCAAAATAAACCAAACTTGTTGTTAAGTGAAATTTCTGagatttaaactttttttccactttaaaaCATATTACTTATCAGTCAGGAAACTGTACAGACATTGATAACAATATCTTTCTCACACTGAAAGTTTATAAAATGATTTTCATAATCAAAAACGTATGTGCTTACCCACTGAGACTGCAGAGAATTGAGGCCATGCCCATGACCATGTTGGCCATAGAAAGGGCATTGGCAGCATTTTTACGGGCAAACTCCTTCAGATGCACCCAGTTAGCTTTTTCGTTCAGCAACAGTTTGTTAGCATCCTGGAAAAAGCCTGGGACCAATGACAAATACTAGCAATTACACAACAACTCGTATTTCGTCCACACATTGTTTGGAGAGTCCTATGTGACAATATACTAAAAGAGGGTGAAGAAACTGGATACCAGGAAATTACAGGCagcttgattaaaaaaaaacaagttgacTAGTTACACTTtatgattaattgtctgtttatCATTCTAAAGTACAATAACATACCGTGTTTGTAATGATTAACTTTACCTTTCTAGAACATTtacaagtaaaaaacaaacagaaaggaAGTAGATATGTTTACAActgtaatgcaataaaataactgtaataatattTGTCCAATAAAATAATAACTGTGATAACTAAAGCCTTCAATTATTAACAGCAAACGTAAAacttttattatttgtaaaaaaaatgcactgaTGTACAGAAAGACCTACTCCCGAGAGAATACACCACTGCATTGCCATCAACAAAGCAATTCAATAATATAATTTCAAATGATTGGTCATTTCAATTATAAGCCATCAATGCACGAAAACACAAGGTGCTAATGCCACAAAAGGATACAGTTTTCAGAACAGAGTAGAAAGAGATGTTGGGAAAGAACGCCACTGGGGTTAAATGTTGTTATTCATTCACAAAGCAGATATTACATATTGATCTACAACCATTAAAGCAGATCTCTACATTGACAACCAGgccaccagaaaaacatgtTCACACCGCAGACAAAAATCCAATCTTTGTGATGGCATGTCAACATTGATGCCATAACAATGACACAGGCAAATGACTTTCTGGTCCGACAACTAGAAGCAGCAAACGGGTGGTAACTATACAAAACACTCGTAAAGTGCGGTTGAACAGC
Protein-coding regions in this window:
- the tmem269 gene encoding transmembrane protein 269 isoform X2, with the translated sequence MKNRLKSTGFGITSSSGFFQDANKLLLNEKANWVHLKEFARKNAANALSMANMVMGMASILCSLSGHHHAACWLVLIGYLLDLADGAVARQLDACSALGAKLDDFADFTTFGIATSLLLRTPSLLDNILCIVYVLSVFVRLCFFSSGIPFMYRGLPCLYSSAILACVSLLTGENLAVLRIIAVAMIVFMVSQTFYPHDRVLESQAWKKVVYVGGIAMVLCSSFPSACVYYLLWSVSYILFPTALWSSKV
- the tmem269 gene encoding transmembrane protein 269 isoform X3, which encodes MIFLTPTSGFFQDANKLLLNEKANWVHLKEFARKNAANALSMANMVMGMASILCSLSGHHHAACWLVLIGYLLDLADGAVARQLDACSALGAKLDDFADFTTFGIATSLLLRTPSLLDNILCIVYVLSVFVRLCFFSSGIPFMYRGLPCLYSSAILACVSLLTGENLAVLRIIAVAMIVFMVSQTFYPHDRVLESQAWKKVVYVGGIAMVLCSSFPSACVYYLLWSVSYILFPTALWSSKV
- the tmem269 gene encoding transmembrane protein 269 isoform X5; this encodes MANMVMGMASILCSLSGHHHAACWLVLIGYLLDLADGAVARQLDACSALGAKLDDFADFTTFGIATSLLLRTPSLLDNILCIVYVLSVFVRLCFFSSGIPFMYRGLPCLYSSAILACVSLLTGENLAVLRIIAVAMIVFMVSQTFYPHDRVLESQAWKKVVYVGGIAMVLCSSFPSACVYYLLWSVSYILFPTALWSSKV
- the tmem269 gene encoding transmembrane protein 269 isoform X1, whose product is MCYVSSTVFFQMKNRLKSTGFGITSSSGFFQDANKLLLNEKANWVHLKEFARKNAANALSMANMVMGMASILCSLSGHHHAACWLVLIGYLLDLADGAVARQLDACSALGAKLDDFADFTTFGIATSLLLRTPSLLDNILCIVYVLSVFVRLCFFSSGIPFMYRGLPCLYSSAILACVSLLTGENLAVLRIIAVAMIVFMVSQTFYPHDRVLESQAWKKVVYVGGIAMVLCSSFPSACVYYLLWSVSYILFPTALWSSKV
- the tmem269 gene encoding transmembrane protein 269 isoform X4; amino-acid sequence: MCYVSSTVFFQMKNRLKSTGFGITSSSGFFQDANKLLLNEKANWVHLKEFARKNAANALSMANMVMGMASILCSLSGHHHAACWLVLIGYLLDLADGAVARQLDACSALGAKLDDFADFTTFGIATSLLLRTPSLLDNILCIVYVLSVFVRLCFFSSGIPFMYRGLPCLYSSAILACVSLLTGENLAVLRIIAVAMIVFMVSQTFYPHDRVLESQAWKKVVYVGALWSSKV